The following are from one region of the Coffea eugenioides isolate CCC68of chromosome 2, Ceug_1.0, whole genome shotgun sequence genome:
- the LOC113760795 gene encoding helicase-like transcription factor CHR28 isoform X2 produces the protein MLMADDRSNLWSSEDYSLEADDLRDDLTIDIGTILDILNENPDSSEGKIEDLSFNDASEGLPNNEGALLPRDHLSGVSDGSKRELRLQLGSPVHSSSGSLTDWIPFQGHGQGNFCLDKDIVSRNASSNSLQDCRETHQELRNSSETFSFPAGYFSNHVADNREVSNVDQRNHELELQLACSEGVDCDDDSYETPSNKKNMLEVSVASSMDEFSGSSMYNGRLAGYGDQYSNAPVFVNLVDPSFSAFSNEFSPCDFGFNLLPNNDNKMIGMMKEKVEHLTQDTSSNCVMSNQVQKLDDADWEVLAPGDLAGKGLSAASVGVNYASLGDGGSFSRLSNEFFMKQENDAKLNRLIASEVIAFQHGIDITTMKSSADTFGVSFGQGRKPSGSGYWMSNSSENHEFSVEDERNLIHESKRPRLGLDEYDGTASGNPSSVFHDRYLDLLNSEPSGVPVSSTIKHEFLHANVTKESWPSLSGQEVRSDSSVQTCSTDDDEDVCILEDISGPARPYFSTFNGKSFFVPKSTVICNSFNSVGLGHKKANGERFVFRAALEDLCQPKSEDAPPEGLLAVTLLKHQRIALSWMVKKENDAVRCSGGFLADDQGLGKTVSTIALLLKERSPSSTKSNGKESEAETLNLDDDDDDDDDDDPGSDGGKPNEGVESCQVSGSFCGQKMAAVHAKRRPAAGTLIVCPTSVLRQWSEELQNKVSSKANLSVLVYHGSNRTKDPYELANYDVVLTTYSIVSMEVPKQPLVDEEEDETKSLTELSSSKKRKYPPSASKKSSKSKDNLNGESLCNRPLAAVGWFRVVLDEAQCIKNHRTQVARACWGLRAKRRWCLSGTPMQNAIDDLYSYFRFLKYDPYWIYKEFCSGIKAPINDNPSNGYKKLQAVLRTIMLRRTKGTILDGEPIINLPPKTIKLCKVDFTQQERDFYCRLEADSRAQFAEYAAAGTVKQNYVNILLMLLRLRQACDHPLLVKGFASGSNSISSLDMAKKLPHEKQIHLLNCFEASLAICGLCSDPPEDAVITSCGHVFCNQCICEHLSGDDTLCPTAKCKAHLNRSSVFSVATLRCSLSDRTTLESNSNCSFDCAYDSSKIKAAIEVLQSVTKRQNFSQVSSSSSVEEGISSVENTSSVHSGGLHGKTCSKEEEIKGMAESSCGSVTVVGEKAIVFSQWTRMLDLLEGCLKDCSIQYRRLDGTMSVVARDKAVKDFNTLPEVSVMIMSLKAASLGLNMVAACHVLLLDLWWNPTTEDQAIDRAHRIGQTRPVTVFRLTVKDTVEDRILALQQKKREMVANAFGEDATGGQATRLTLQDLEYLFRAKG, from the exons ATGTTGATGGCAGACGACAGATCGAACCTTTGGTCCTCAGAGGATTATTCGCTGGAAGCTGATGATCTTCGAGACGATCTTACAATTGATATTGGGACGATCTTGGATATATTGAATGAGAATCCCGATTCTTCTGAG GGAAAGATAGAAGACTTGTCATTCAATGATGCGTCAGAAG GGTTACCAAATAATGAAGGAGCCCTCTTACCTAGGGATCACTTATCAG GTGTTTCTGATGGTTCAAAGCGTGAGTTGAGATTGCAGCTTGGCTCTCCAGTACATAGTTCCTCTGGGAGTTTGACTGATTGGATACCATTTCAGGGCCATGGCCAGGGCAATTTCTGCCTGGATAAGGATATTGTTTCACGTAATGCTTCGTCAAATAGTCTTCAAGATTGTAGAGAAACACATCAGGAGTTACGCAATTCTAGTGAGACATTCAGTTTTCCTGCTGGGTACTTCAGTAATCATGTTGCTGATAATAGAGAGGTTTCCAATGTTGATCAGCGGAATCATGAGCTTGAATTACAGCTTGCATGTTCGGAAGGAGTTGACTGTGATGATG ATTCTTATGAAACCCCATCAAACAAAAAGAATATGTTGGAGGTATCAGTGGCATCCAGTATGGATGAATTTTCTGGGAGCAGTATGTATAATGGTAGATTGGCAGGATATGGTGACCAATATTCAAACGCTCCGGTTTTTGTCAATCTGGTTGATCCGTCATTTTCTGCCTTTTCAAATGAGTTTAGTCCATGTGATTTTGGTTTCAATTTGTTGCCCAACAATGATAATAAGATGATTGGCATGATGAAGGAAAAAGTTGAGCATTTGACTCAGGACACAAGCTCAAATTGTGTGATGTCCAATCAAGTGCAGAAGTTGGATGATGCAGACTGGGAGGTTCTTGCGCCTGGGGATCTGGCTGGCAAGGGACTTAGTGCTGCAAGTGTGGGTGTAAACTATGCTTCTTTAGGCGATGGGGGTTCATTTTCTAGATTGAGTAATGAGTTCTTCATGAAGCAAGAGAATGATGCAAAACTGAACCGGCTAATTGCTTCTGAGGTCATTGCATTCCAGCATGGCATTGATATAACCACTATGAAGTCTTCTGCTGACACTTTTGGGGTGTCTTTTGGTCAAGGGCGAAAGCCATCTGGGTCAGGTTATTGGATGTCTAACTCAAGTGAGAACCATGAGTTTTCCGTAGAAGATGAAAGAAATTTAATCCATGAATCTAAAAGGCCCAGGCTGGGTCTTGATGAGTATGATGGGACTGCATCTGGAAATCCCAGTTCAGTTTTTCATGATCGATATCTGGATCTACTGAACTCAGAGCCATCAGGTGTGCCAGTATCCAGTACAATTAAGCATGAATTTCTTCATGCAAATGTAACGAAAGAGAGTTGGCCCAGTTTAAGTGGCCAAGAGGTTCGCAGTGATTCTTCGGTTCAAACATGCAGCactgatgatgatgaagatgtaTGTATTTTGGAGGATATTAGTGGACCGGCACGGCCATATTTCTCTACTTTCAATGGGAAGTCATTTTTTGTTCCAAAGAGTACTGTGATTTGTAATTCCTTTAATTCTGTTGGACTGGGACACAAGAAGGCAAATGGTGAGCGCTTTGTATTTCGAGCTGCGTTGGAG GATCTTTGTCAGCCGAAATCAGAAGATGCTCCACCTGAGGGCCTTTTGGCAGTTACCCTTTTAAAACATCAG CGTATTGCTTTATCGTGGATGGTTAAGAAGGAGAATGATGCTGTACGCTGTTCTGGTGGTTTTCTTGCTGATGATCAG GGACTTGGGAAAACAGTTTCAACAATTGCACTTTTACTAAAAGAGAGGTCTCCATCTTCTACAAAATCTAATGGGAAAGAAAGTGAGGCAGAGACATTAAAtttggatgatgatgatgatgatgatgatgatgatgatcctGGGTCTGATGGTGGGAAACCAAACGAAGGTGTTGAGTCTTGTCAAGTGAGTGGAAGTTTTTGTGGGCAAAAGATGGCTGCTGTTCATGCAAAACGTAGACCAGCTGCTGGAACCCTCATAGTATGTCCAACAAGTGTCCTTCGTCAGTGGTCCGAGGAACTCCAAAACAAGGTCAGCAGTAAAGCTAACCTATCTGTTCTGGTCTATCATGGAAGTAATCGAACAAAAGATCCTTATGAACTGGCCAACTATGATGTTGTGCTAACAACCTATTCAATAGTAAGCATGGAGGTGCCAAAACAACCCCTGGTGGATGAAGAAGAGGATGAGACAAAATCACTGACAGAGCTGTCATCTAGTAAAAAAAGGAAGTATCCTCCAAGTGCTAGtaaaaaatcatctaaatccAAGGACAATTTGAATGGTGAATCGCTGTGTAATCGTCCGCTTGCTGCTGTGGGCTGGTTTAGAGTTGTATTAGATGAGGCTCAGTGCATTAAGAATCATAGGACTCAAGTAGCTAGGGCTTGTTGGGGTCTGCGTGCTAAGCGTAGGTGGTGCTTGTCAGGAACACCTATGCAGAATGCAATTGATGATCTTTATAGTTACTTCAGATTTCTTAAGTATGACCCATATTGGATTTACAAAGAATTTTGCTCTGGAATAAAGGCCCCGATTAATGACAATCCATCAAATGGGTACAAAAAGTTGCAGGCTGTGCTCAGGACCATCATGCTACGTCGCACCAAAG GTACTATTCTTGATGGAGAACCAATCATCAACCTTCCACCCAAAACAATTAAACTGTGTAAAGTGGATTTCACGCAGCAGGAGCGAGATTTTTACTGCAGACTTGAGGCTGATTCACGTGCTCAGTTTGCA GAGTATGCAGCTGCTGGGACTGTAAAGCAGAATTATGTTAACATATTGTTGATGCTTTTGCGACTTCGACAAGCCTGTGACCATCCTCTTCTTGTTAAGGGATTCGCTTCTGGTTCAAACTCAATATCCTCTCTTGATATGGCCAAGAAATTACCACATGAGAAGCAAATTCATCTTCTGAATTGTTTTGAAGCTTCCTTAGCAATTTGTGGTCTATGCAGC GATCCCCCTGAAGATGCTGTTATAACTAGCTGTGGACATGTTTTCTGCAATCAGTGCATATGTGAGCATCTAAGTGGTGATGACACCCTTTGCCCAACTGCAAAGTGCAAAGCTCATCTTAACAGATCTTCTGTATTTTCTGTAGCAACACTAAGATGTTCTCTATCTGATCGGACTACTTTGGAAAGCAATTCTAATTGCTCTTTTGATTGCGCATATGATTCTTCAAAAATTAAGGCTGCTATTGAGGTCCTGCAGTCAGTGACTAAAAGACAGAATTTTTCACAAGTTAGTTCCTCAAGTTCTGTTGAGGAAGGAATTTCTAGTGTAGAGAATACGTCAAGTGTTCATTCAGGAGGATTGCATGGGAAAACATGTagtaaagaagaagaaataaagGGCATGGCTGAATCTTCTTGTGGTTCAGTTACAGTAGTGGGGGAAAAAGCGATTGTGTTCTCCCAGTGGACGAGAATGCTTGATTTACTTGAAGGTTGTCTGAAGGATTGTTCCATTCAGTATAGGAGACTTGATGGAACAATGTCCGTTGTTGCCAGAGATAAAGCTGTGAAAGATTTTAATACTCTTCCTGAG GTGTCTGTAATGATTATGTCTTTGAAAGCTGCAAGTCTTGGACTGAACATGGTAGCAGCATGCCATGTTCTTCTTCTGGACCTTTGGTGGAATCCAACAACTGAGGATCAAGCGATTGACCGTGCTCATAGAATTGGGCAGACCCGTCCTGTTACAGTTTTCCGTTTGACTGTGAAAGACACAGTTGAAGACCGCATTTTGGCCCTTCAG caaaaaaagagagagatggTTGCCAATGCATTTGGAGAGGATGCGACCGGTGGCCAAGCGACTCGACTTACTCTGCAGGACTTGGAATACCTGTTTAGAGCAAAAGGCTGA
- the LOC113760795 gene encoding helicase-like transcription factor CHR28 isoform X1: MLMADDRSNLWSSEDYSLEADDLRDDLTIDIGTILDILNENPDSSEGKIEDLSFNDASEGLPNNEGALLPRDHLSGPTSFSPSSDIRNGISDASSDYTEKSGVSDGSKRELRLQLGSPVHSSSGSLTDWIPFQGHGQGNFCLDKDIVSRNASSNSLQDCRETHQELRNSSETFSFPAGYFSNHVADNREVSNVDQRNHELELQLACSEGVDCDDDSYETPSNKKNMLEVSVASSMDEFSGSSMYNGRLAGYGDQYSNAPVFVNLVDPSFSAFSNEFSPCDFGFNLLPNNDNKMIGMMKEKVEHLTQDTSSNCVMSNQVQKLDDADWEVLAPGDLAGKGLSAASVGVNYASLGDGGSFSRLSNEFFMKQENDAKLNRLIASEVIAFQHGIDITTMKSSADTFGVSFGQGRKPSGSGYWMSNSSENHEFSVEDERNLIHESKRPRLGLDEYDGTASGNPSSVFHDRYLDLLNSEPSGVPVSSTIKHEFLHANVTKESWPSLSGQEVRSDSSVQTCSTDDDEDVCILEDISGPARPYFSTFNGKSFFVPKSTVICNSFNSVGLGHKKANGERFVFRAALEDLCQPKSEDAPPEGLLAVTLLKHQRIALSWMVKKENDAVRCSGGFLADDQGLGKTVSTIALLLKERSPSSTKSNGKESEAETLNLDDDDDDDDDDDPGSDGGKPNEGVESCQVSGSFCGQKMAAVHAKRRPAAGTLIVCPTSVLRQWSEELQNKVSSKANLSVLVYHGSNRTKDPYELANYDVVLTTYSIVSMEVPKQPLVDEEEDETKSLTELSSSKKRKYPPSASKKSSKSKDNLNGESLCNRPLAAVGWFRVVLDEAQCIKNHRTQVARACWGLRAKRRWCLSGTPMQNAIDDLYSYFRFLKYDPYWIYKEFCSGIKAPINDNPSNGYKKLQAVLRTIMLRRTKGTILDGEPIINLPPKTIKLCKVDFTQQERDFYCRLEADSRAQFAEYAAAGTVKQNYVNILLMLLRLRQACDHPLLVKGFASGSNSISSLDMAKKLPHEKQIHLLNCFEASLAICGLCSDPPEDAVITSCGHVFCNQCICEHLSGDDTLCPTAKCKAHLNRSSVFSVATLRCSLSDRTTLESNSNCSFDCAYDSSKIKAAIEVLQSVTKRQNFSQVSSSSSVEEGISSVENTSSVHSGGLHGKTCSKEEEIKGMAESSCGSVTVVGEKAIVFSQWTRMLDLLEGCLKDCSIQYRRLDGTMSVVARDKAVKDFNTLPEVSVMIMSLKAASLGLNMVAACHVLLLDLWWNPTTEDQAIDRAHRIGQTRPVTVFRLTVKDTVEDRILALQQKKREMVANAFGEDATGGQATRLTLQDLEYLFRAKG, encoded by the exons ATGTTGATGGCAGACGACAGATCGAACCTTTGGTCCTCAGAGGATTATTCGCTGGAAGCTGATGATCTTCGAGACGATCTTACAATTGATATTGGGACGATCTTGGATATATTGAATGAGAATCCCGATTCTTCTGAG GGAAAGATAGAAGACTTGTCATTCAATGATGCGTCAGAAG GGTTACCAAATAATGAAGGAGCCCTCTTACCTAGGGATCACTTATCAGGTCCTACATCTTTCTCCCCTTCATCTGATATAAGGAATGGGATTTCGGATGCCTCCTCTGATTATACTGAGAAATCAGGTGTTTCTGATGGTTCAAAGCGTGAGTTGAGATTGCAGCTTGGCTCTCCAGTACATAGTTCCTCTGGGAGTTTGACTGATTGGATACCATTTCAGGGCCATGGCCAGGGCAATTTCTGCCTGGATAAGGATATTGTTTCACGTAATGCTTCGTCAAATAGTCTTCAAGATTGTAGAGAAACACATCAGGAGTTACGCAATTCTAGTGAGACATTCAGTTTTCCTGCTGGGTACTTCAGTAATCATGTTGCTGATAATAGAGAGGTTTCCAATGTTGATCAGCGGAATCATGAGCTTGAATTACAGCTTGCATGTTCGGAAGGAGTTGACTGTGATGATG ATTCTTATGAAACCCCATCAAACAAAAAGAATATGTTGGAGGTATCAGTGGCATCCAGTATGGATGAATTTTCTGGGAGCAGTATGTATAATGGTAGATTGGCAGGATATGGTGACCAATATTCAAACGCTCCGGTTTTTGTCAATCTGGTTGATCCGTCATTTTCTGCCTTTTCAAATGAGTTTAGTCCATGTGATTTTGGTTTCAATTTGTTGCCCAACAATGATAATAAGATGATTGGCATGATGAAGGAAAAAGTTGAGCATTTGACTCAGGACACAAGCTCAAATTGTGTGATGTCCAATCAAGTGCAGAAGTTGGATGATGCAGACTGGGAGGTTCTTGCGCCTGGGGATCTGGCTGGCAAGGGACTTAGTGCTGCAAGTGTGGGTGTAAACTATGCTTCTTTAGGCGATGGGGGTTCATTTTCTAGATTGAGTAATGAGTTCTTCATGAAGCAAGAGAATGATGCAAAACTGAACCGGCTAATTGCTTCTGAGGTCATTGCATTCCAGCATGGCATTGATATAACCACTATGAAGTCTTCTGCTGACACTTTTGGGGTGTCTTTTGGTCAAGGGCGAAAGCCATCTGGGTCAGGTTATTGGATGTCTAACTCAAGTGAGAACCATGAGTTTTCCGTAGAAGATGAAAGAAATTTAATCCATGAATCTAAAAGGCCCAGGCTGGGTCTTGATGAGTATGATGGGACTGCATCTGGAAATCCCAGTTCAGTTTTTCATGATCGATATCTGGATCTACTGAACTCAGAGCCATCAGGTGTGCCAGTATCCAGTACAATTAAGCATGAATTTCTTCATGCAAATGTAACGAAAGAGAGTTGGCCCAGTTTAAGTGGCCAAGAGGTTCGCAGTGATTCTTCGGTTCAAACATGCAGCactgatgatgatgaagatgtaTGTATTTTGGAGGATATTAGTGGACCGGCACGGCCATATTTCTCTACTTTCAATGGGAAGTCATTTTTTGTTCCAAAGAGTACTGTGATTTGTAATTCCTTTAATTCTGTTGGACTGGGACACAAGAAGGCAAATGGTGAGCGCTTTGTATTTCGAGCTGCGTTGGAG GATCTTTGTCAGCCGAAATCAGAAGATGCTCCACCTGAGGGCCTTTTGGCAGTTACCCTTTTAAAACATCAG CGTATTGCTTTATCGTGGATGGTTAAGAAGGAGAATGATGCTGTACGCTGTTCTGGTGGTTTTCTTGCTGATGATCAG GGACTTGGGAAAACAGTTTCAACAATTGCACTTTTACTAAAAGAGAGGTCTCCATCTTCTACAAAATCTAATGGGAAAGAAAGTGAGGCAGAGACATTAAAtttggatgatgatgatgatgatgatgatgatgatgatcctGGGTCTGATGGTGGGAAACCAAACGAAGGTGTTGAGTCTTGTCAAGTGAGTGGAAGTTTTTGTGGGCAAAAGATGGCTGCTGTTCATGCAAAACGTAGACCAGCTGCTGGAACCCTCATAGTATGTCCAACAAGTGTCCTTCGTCAGTGGTCCGAGGAACTCCAAAACAAGGTCAGCAGTAAAGCTAACCTATCTGTTCTGGTCTATCATGGAAGTAATCGAACAAAAGATCCTTATGAACTGGCCAACTATGATGTTGTGCTAACAACCTATTCAATAGTAAGCATGGAGGTGCCAAAACAACCCCTGGTGGATGAAGAAGAGGATGAGACAAAATCACTGACAGAGCTGTCATCTAGTAAAAAAAGGAAGTATCCTCCAAGTGCTAGtaaaaaatcatctaaatccAAGGACAATTTGAATGGTGAATCGCTGTGTAATCGTCCGCTTGCTGCTGTGGGCTGGTTTAGAGTTGTATTAGATGAGGCTCAGTGCATTAAGAATCATAGGACTCAAGTAGCTAGGGCTTGTTGGGGTCTGCGTGCTAAGCGTAGGTGGTGCTTGTCAGGAACACCTATGCAGAATGCAATTGATGATCTTTATAGTTACTTCAGATTTCTTAAGTATGACCCATATTGGATTTACAAAGAATTTTGCTCTGGAATAAAGGCCCCGATTAATGACAATCCATCAAATGGGTACAAAAAGTTGCAGGCTGTGCTCAGGACCATCATGCTACGTCGCACCAAAG GTACTATTCTTGATGGAGAACCAATCATCAACCTTCCACCCAAAACAATTAAACTGTGTAAAGTGGATTTCACGCAGCAGGAGCGAGATTTTTACTGCAGACTTGAGGCTGATTCACGTGCTCAGTTTGCA GAGTATGCAGCTGCTGGGACTGTAAAGCAGAATTATGTTAACATATTGTTGATGCTTTTGCGACTTCGACAAGCCTGTGACCATCCTCTTCTTGTTAAGGGATTCGCTTCTGGTTCAAACTCAATATCCTCTCTTGATATGGCCAAGAAATTACCACATGAGAAGCAAATTCATCTTCTGAATTGTTTTGAAGCTTCCTTAGCAATTTGTGGTCTATGCAGC GATCCCCCTGAAGATGCTGTTATAACTAGCTGTGGACATGTTTTCTGCAATCAGTGCATATGTGAGCATCTAAGTGGTGATGACACCCTTTGCCCAACTGCAAAGTGCAAAGCTCATCTTAACAGATCTTCTGTATTTTCTGTAGCAACACTAAGATGTTCTCTATCTGATCGGACTACTTTGGAAAGCAATTCTAATTGCTCTTTTGATTGCGCATATGATTCTTCAAAAATTAAGGCTGCTATTGAGGTCCTGCAGTCAGTGACTAAAAGACAGAATTTTTCACAAGTTAGTTCCTCAAGTTCTGTTGAGGAAGGAATTTCTAGTGTAGAGAATACGTCAAGTGTTCATTCAGGAGGATTGCATGGGAAAACATGTagtaaagaagaagaaataaagGGCATGGCTGAATCTTCTTGTGGTTCAGTTACAGTAGTGGGGGAAAAAGCGATTGTGTTCTCCCAGTGGACGAGAATGCTTGATTTACTTGAAGGTTGTCTGAAGGATTGTTCCATTCAGTATAGGAGACTTGATGGAACAATGTCCGTTGTTGCCAGAGATAAAGCTGTGAAAGATTTTAATACTCTTCCTGAG GTGTCTGTAATGATTATGTCTTTGAAAGCTGCAAGTCTTGGACTGAACATGGTAGCAGCATGCCATGTTCTTCTTCTGGACCTTTGGTGGAATCCAACAACTGAGGATCAAGCGATTGACCGTGCTCATAGAATTGGGCAGACCCGTCCTGTTACAGTTTTCCGTTTGACTGTGAAAGACACAGTTGAAGACCGCATTTTGGCCCTTCAG caaaaaaagagagagatggTTGCCAATGCATTTGGAGAGGATGCGACCGGTGGCCAAGCGACTCGACTTACTCTGCAGGACTTGGAATACCTGTTTAGAGCAAAAGGCTGA